From the Salinimicrobium tongyeongense genome, one window contains:
- a CDS encoding beta-N-acetylhexosaminidase: protein MKKLTLIFIVALVHFSALAQNSINIIPAPQHWNPTGSQIHFNAIHAKWPSNINNKEQLLLNRFKLELINLGIPFVDAPSDSVLNLEFDTAYLDINAQDDAYQIELGMNTAIKAGSYNGLVHATRTLLQLFSQANQNGKLPAGTIIDFPTYEKRMLMIDVARKFFTVDELKDFIRIMAWVKMNELHLHLSDNSWGGYSAYRLESKKYPELTAKDGYYSWKEIEELQDFAASYGITITPEIDSPGHSLAFTNIRPDLKSPWLSPNYLDITNEDTYEFMEEILAEVIPHFNAPDFHLGTDEYRINSIKDDSLKFKIGDTFLKYINHFNSVVKKHGKNARIWSGFENMPGNTTIDNDVIIDMWETSAAKDKSQEGYSLINSSHYFSYIVPGAPYYGVNNKFIYEEWSPLIFSNQEEQNLSQGDQNLLGSKLHIWNDFGPTGYNISEIARLALPSIYVFSEKMWGTKAYDSVEEFNSKASALIKIPNTSILSRYFTNENTILSKNKIDLSASSKTETGTTLKNLEYPWSAEITLKRTSSSPGKEVLLSSQLATVYTDLEFTFNENDTSYTKRGIAIVRANQTEGDTPLTSHKPDVIIFEHNIPIGKTTHLRILGEKGKTTLYADGKLIGSKNIQTLIPLEFIGSPIEPVFQGIIHNIKVNQLEEKRPF, encoded by the coding sequence ATGAAAAAACTAACTTTAATTTTTATTGTTGCATTAGTCCACTTCTCTGCTCTTGCCCAAAATTCCATAAATATCATTCCTGCACCCCAACATTGGAATCCCACGGGAAGTCAAATACATTTTAATGCAATACATGCAAAATGGCCTTCTAATATTAATAATAAAGAACAACTACTGTTAAACAGATTTAAACTTGAACTGATAAATCTTGGGATTCCTTTTGTAGATGCTCCAAGTGATTCTGTTCTAAATCTGGAATTTGACACAGCGTATTTGGATATTAATGCTCAAGATGATGCTTACCAGATAGAACTGGGTATGAATACCGCTATAAAAGCCGGCTCATACAATGGCCTGGTTCACGCCACCAGAACATTGCTGCAGTTATTCTCTCAGGCTAACCAAAATGGTAAACTTCCAGCCGGCACAATTATAGACTTCCCGACTTACGAAAAGCGTATGTTGATGATTGATGTGGCCCGCAAGTTTTTTACTGTAGATGAATTGAAGGATTTTATAAGGATTATGGCCTGGGTAAAGATGAATGAACTTCATTTACATCTTAGTGATAATTCCTGGGGAGGTTACAGTGCATACCGCCTGGAAAGCAAAAAATACCCCGAACTCACAGCAAAAGATGGCTATTATAGCTGGAAAGAGATTGAGGAACTTCAGGATTTTGCAGCCTCTTACGGTATTACGATTACACCAGAGATAGATTCTCCCGGACATTCCCTGGCCTTCACAAACATACGTCCCGATCTTAAGAGCCCGTGGTTAAGCCCAAATTATCTGGATATCACTAATGAAGATACTTATGAATTTATGGAAGAAATTCTGGCAGAAGTCATTCCTCACTTTAATGCTCCAGATTTCCACCTGGGTACAGATGAGTATCGCATTAACAGCATAAAAGACGACTCCCTCAAATTTAAAATAGGAGATACATTCCTAAAATATATAAATCACTTTAATTCAGTTGTCAAAAAACACGGGAAAAACGCCCGAATCTGGTCGGGATTTGAAAATATGCCAGGTAACACAACAATAGACAATGATGTGATCATAGACATGTGGGAAACCAGTGCTGCCAAAGATAAATCCCAGGAAGGATATAGTTTAATCAATTCTTCCCACTATTTCTCCTACATAGTTCCCGGAGCTCCTTATTATGGAGTGAACAATAAATTTATTTATGAAGAATGGAGCCCTCTCATCTTTAGTAATCAGGAGGAACAAAATCTGTCACAAGGTGATCAAAATCTCCTGGGAAGTAAATTACACATCTGGAACGACTTTGGCCCCACAGGATATAATATTTCTGAAATTGCACGACTCGCGCTGCCATCTATATATGTTTTTTCTGAAAAAATGTGGGGAACAAAAGCCTACGACTCGGTGGAAGAATTTAATAGTAAAGCATCAGCTTTAATAAAAATTCCGAACACTTCTATCCTGTCACGGTATTTCACGAATGAAAATACCATACTCAGCAAAAATAAAATTGATTTATCTGCAAGTTCAAAAACAGAGACTGGCACAACATTAAAGAATTTAGAATATCCCTGGTCTGCAGAAATTACCCTTAAAAGAACAAGCTCCTCTCCCGGTAAAGAAGTACTGTTATCTTCACAATTAGCCACAGTTTATACAGATTTAGAATTTACTTTTAATGAAAATGACACCTCATACACAAAAAGAGGTATTGCCATTGTTCGGGCAAATCAAACAGAAGGAGATACCCCGCTAACCTCTCATAAACCAGATGTGATAATTTTTGAACATAACATTCCTATCGGCAAAACAACTCATCTGAGAATATTGGGTGAAAAAGGCAAAACCACTTTATACGCAGATGGAAAATTAATTGGAAGTAAAAACATCCAAACCTTGATTCCTTTAGAATTCATTGGCTCCCCAATAGAACCGGTTTTTCAGGGTATCATCCATAATATTAAAGTAAATCAGCTTGAAGAAAAAAGACCTTTTTGA
- a CDS encoding DUF3472 domain-containing protein: protein MKKFQLIVIVLLSILLISCKNQKSSKETPVQYTQRIPAGENSWISHNEQHDYQIITKEGIRNWNGSEPLKTYFRISEQGELSVGLHLKTSSEKVILKATLNGVSKKIPLKNDIFGDVYLGEYPITQSGYQELILEILQPDPDVSVDINEVLLAGKAAEGDVNFVTDNFHFGRRGPSVHLRYLIPEESDKPLYFYNEIEVPEGEDVIGSYYMANGFSHGYFGIQVNSESERRILFSVWSPYDTQDPDEIPEDQKIVLLKKGDGVNTGEFGNEGSGGQSFKRYMWKTGTTYRFLLKGEPAGPDHTVYTAYFYTPEKDEWELIARFKRHKASNYLGNLYSFLENFVPATGDTARKAHYKNQWIYDKDKGWIELTKAIFTADATANQKDRMDYAGGEIDEGYYLKNCGFFNNFTQVETEFSRKENGSAPQIKFKNLP from the coding sequence ATGAAAAAATTCCAGCTTATAGTAATCGTTCTATTAAGTATTCTCCTGATTTCCTGTAAAAATCAGAAATCTTCTAAAGAAACGCCGGTACAGTATACCCAACGAATTCCCGCAGGTGAAAATTCATGGATTTCCCACAATGAACAGCACGATTATCAAATTATAACAAAAGAAGGAATCCGAAACTGGAACGGCAGCGAACCTCTAAAGACCTACTTCAGGATTTCAGAGCAAGGTGAGCTAAGTGTGGGCTTACACTTAAAGACCTCTTCTGAAAAAGTAATTTTAAAGGCTACTTTAAATGGTGTAAGTAAGAAAATACCTCTCAAAAATGACATTTTTGGTGATGTTTATCTGGGAGAGTATCCAATCACCCAATCCGGGTACCAGGAACTTATTTTGGAAATATTACAACCAGATCCAGATGTTTCTGTAGATATAAATGAAGTTTTACTAGCAGGAAAAGCTGCAGAAGGCGATGTGAATTTTGTAACAGACAATTTCCATTTTGGACGTCGGGGTCCCTCTGTACACCTCCGCTACCTTATTCCGGAGGAAAGCGATAAACCATTGTACTTCTATAATGAAATAGAAGTACCGGAAGGCGAAGATGTAATTGGCTCCTATTATATGGCAAACGGGTTTTCTCACGGCTATTTTGGCATACAGGTAAATTCTGAGAGCGAACGCCGCATACTTTTCTCGGTATGGAGCCCTTACGACACGCAAGATCCTGATGAGATCCCCGAAGATCAGAAAATAGTATTACTTAAAAAGGGCGACGGAGTAAATACAGGCGAATTCGGGAACGAAGGCTCAGGCGGGCAAAGTTTTAAACGCTATATGTGGAAAACAGGAACAACCTACCGTTTCCTTTTAAAAGGCGAACCTGCCGGTCCCGATCATACTGTCTATACCGCCTATTTTTACACACCTGAAAAAGACGAGTGGGAGCTTATCGCCAGATTTAAAAGACACAAAGCCAGTAATTACCTTGGTAATTTATATTCTTTCTTAGAAAACTTTGTGCCTGCCACCGGTGATACTGCTCGAAAAGCACATTATAAAAACCAGTGGATCTATGATAAAGACAAGGGTTGGATAGAACTCACCAAGGCCATCTTTACAGCAGATGCCACGGCTAATCAAAAAGACCGGATGGATTATGCAGGTGGTGAAATTGACGAAGGCTATTATTTGAAGAACTGTGGCTTTTTCAACAACTTTACTCAAGTTGAAACAGAGTTTAGCCGCAAAGAAAACGGTTCTGCTCCTCAAATAAAATTTAAAAATCTTCCGTAG
- a CDS encoding glycoside hydrolase family 27 protein: MTPKPLILLLVFCFSLLSSAQDSQLAPTPPMGFMTWNYFGDNITEQDVKSIANAMIEEGLVDLGYEYIFIDDGWQGGRDNRNNIIPDPIKFPSGIKALAEYLHSKGMKLGIYSDAAQLTCAGYTASLGFEEQDSKTFASWDIDYLKYDYCGAPTDRETAEKRYSKMADALQNSGREIVFSVCEWGQREPWLWAKEAGGQLWRTTYDIRDKWSANAPEGTNLHEESIGYGILDILEINAELDEYAGPGGWNDPDMLVVGLYGKSGPSGDQGGHGATNTEYQSQMSLWSLMAAPLMISNDVRNMDDDTRRILTNKDIIDIDQDPLGKQGKRVINKDNWQVFVKPLTDGNYAVGILNTSEKKRRFKKNLDSLGLDGKYKLLDVWSKKGYGKTDKLNFQVQPHETLVFKLSR, from the coding sequence ATGACACCTAAACCCCTTATTCTACTGCTCGTATTCTGTTTCTCATTGCTTTCAAGTGCCCAGGACTCCCAGTTGGCTCCTACTCCACCTATGGGATTCATGACCTGGAATTATTTTGGCGATAACATTACTGAACAGGATGTAAAATCTATTGCCAATGCAATGATAGAAGAAGGTCTTGTAGATTTGGGGTACGAATATATTTTTATTGACGACGGCTGGCAGGGAGGGCGTGATAATCGCAACAACATTATTCCCGATCCTATAAAATTCCCTTCAGGGATTAAAGCTTTGGCAGAATACCTTCACAGCAAAGGAATGAAACTTGGCATTTATTCCGATGCGGCACAACTTACCTGTGCCGGGTACACAGCTAGTCTCGGTTTTGAAGAACAAGACTCCAAAACTTTTGCATCATGGGATATTGACTATTTGAAATACGATTACTGTGGTGCCCCAACCGATAGAGAAACTGCCGAGAAAAGGTACTCTAAAATGGCTGATGCTTTGCAAAATTCTGGTCGGGAGATCGTATTTTCTGTATGTGAATGGGGACAGCGAGAGCCATGGCTATGGGCTAAAGAGGCTGGCGGACAGTTGTGGCGAACCACTTATGACATTCGGGATAAATGGAGTGCAAACGCTCCCGAAGGCACCAATCTTCATGAAGAAAGTATAGGTTATGGAATACTAGATATTCTGGAAATCAATGCCGAACTGGATGAGTATGCCGGTCCGGGAGGATGGAATGACCCTGATATGCTTGTGGTGGGGCTTTATGGCAAAAGCGGCCCATCTGGAGATCAGGGCGGTCATGGTGCCACAAATACCGAGTATCAAAGCCAAATGAGCCTGTGGTCTCTTATGGCTGCCCCTTTGATGATAAGCAATGACGTGAGAAATATGGATGATGATACCCGAAGAATTCTAACTAATAAAGATATTATAGACATAGATCAGGATCCACTGGGCAAACAGGGTAAAAGAGTAATTAATAAAGACAACTGGCAGGTTTTCGTGAAACCTTTAACCGATGGAAATTATGCAGTTGGCATCTTAAATACTTCTGAAAAAAAACGAAGATTTAAAAAAAACCTGGACAGTTTAGGTTTGGACGGAAAATATAAACTGCTGGATGTATGGAGCAAAAAAGGTTATGGAAAAACTGACAAATTAAATTTCCAGGTTCAACCCCATGAAACATTAGTGTTTAAACTGAGTCGATAA
- a CDS encoding DUF4091 domain-containing protein, which yields MNIIRTFLWVFAFLFLNAPIWAQNPVDQNFSDNKTGQDEFPETYSEVSNPIPTPVHLWQNRRQNVVGWGNTDTRYKKEEPARVGDISNKIEMTGWKGERISAQLVVSAVKSPLELSLEVSDLVHNSNKKWRIEQRTISTGFVRYVMTDELNKDKKGACGHRNAKDFDSTLVADPIDHLTRSLLIPKNSTRPGWVKIWIPQNAFPGSYTGTLKVLDSKKVIKKLKIEINVKDRKIPAPQKWRFHLDLWQNPYAAARYYQTELWSKAHFEAMEKDIQHYANAGGKSITASIMNKPWNGQTYDPFQSMVTWKRKINGQWEFGFTAFDKWVKFMMRMGVDKQINCYSMVPWRLSFEFFDEASNSMKIVETEPGEKEYEEIWGAMLTSFAAHLKEKGWFHKTYISMDERPMEVMQETIKVIKTADANFKISFAGGNHPELYEEIDDYCLSMEESFPQEVKEERRKNGQISTFYTSCAHAYPNSFTFSPPAESEWYGWYAAANNLDGYLRWAYASWVKEPLLDSRFTTWAAGDTYFVYPGGRTSIRFEKLLAGIQAYEKILILKEEFRNTNNQKSLKELEEILHLFSNNNFDQTTASEVIEKAKLVINSF from the coding sequence ATGAACATCATCAGGACATTTCTGTGGGTATTTGCATTTTTATTCCTGAATGCTCCAATATGGGCTCAAAATCCTGTAGATCAAAATTTTTCCGATAACAAAACAGGACAGGATGAATTTCCAGAGACTTACTCTGAAGTTTCGAACCCCATTCCTACTCCGGTGCATTTGTGGCAGAATAGGCGTCAAAATGTAGTAGGATGGGGAAATACTGATACTCGCTACAAGAAAGAGGAACCAGCCAGGGTCGGGGATATTTCCAACAAGATTGAGATGACCGGGTGGAAGGGTGAGCGGATATCTGCCCAACTCGTGGTTTCGGCAGTTAAATCTCCTTTAGAACTTTCCTTGGAAGTGAGCGATTTAGTGCATAACAGTAATAAAAAGTGGAGAATAGAACAGAGAACTATATCTACAGGCTTTGTGCGCTATGTAATGACCGATGAACTCAATAAAGATAAAAAAGGTGCATGCGGTCACAGAAACGCTAAAGATTTTGATTCTACTCTTGTGGCCGACCCTATAGATCATCTCACTAGAAGCCTTTTAATTCCTAAAAATTCTACCCGTCCCGGATGGGTAAAAATATGGATCCCTCAAAATGCTTTTCCCGGAAGCTATACAGGAACCTTAAAAGTATTGGATAGCAAAAAAGTCATAAAAAAACTGAAAATTGAGATTAACGTCAAAGATCGAAAAATACCAGCTCCCCAAAAATGGCGTTTTCACCTCGATCTTTGGCAAAACCCTTACGCTGCTGCACGTTACTATCAAACCGAACTGTGGAGTAAAGCCCATTTTGAAGCAATGGAAAAAGATATTCAGCATTACGCCAATGCCGGAGGAAAATCTATTACTGCCTCTATTATGAATAAACCCTGGAACGGACAAACCTATGACCCCTTTCAATCTATGGTGACCTGGAAGCGGAAAATAAATGGGCAATGGGAATTTGGCTTTACCGCTTTTGATAAGTGGGTGAAATTTATGATGAGAATGGGCGTGGACAAACAAATTAACTGCTATTCCATGGTGCCATGGCGACTATCTTTTGAATTTTTTGATGAAGCCAGTAATTCTATGAAAATTGTTGAAACGGAACCAGGGGAAAAAGAATATGAAGAAATATGGGGGGCAATGCTCACCTCTTTTGCCGCCCACCTCAAAGAAAAGGGTTGGTTCCACAAAACCTATATTTCTATGGACGAGCGTCCTATGGAAGTGATGCAGGAAACAATAAAGGTTATTAAAACTGCCGATGCTAATTTCAAGATTTCATTTGCTGGTGGAAACCATCCAGAATTATATGAAGAAATTGATGACTACTGCCTTTCGATGGAAGAGTCATTTCCACAGGAAGTAAAGGAAGAACGACGGAAAAATGGCCAGATTAGTACATTTTATACCAGCTGCGCCCATGCCTATCCTAACAGTTTTACCTTTAGCCCACCGGCCGAAAGCGAATGGTACGGCTGGTATGCAGCTGCCAATAATCTTGACGGTTACCTGCGGTGGGCTTATGCAAGTTGGGTTAAAGAGCCTTTACTAGACAGCAGGTTTACTACCTGGGCTGCGGGAGACACCTATTTTGTTTACCCCGGTGGAAGGACTTCCATAAGATTTGAAAAACTCCTTGCAGGCATTCAGGCGTATGAAAAAATTCTGATTTTGAAAGAAGAATTCAGAAATACAAATAATCAAAAGTCCCTTAAAGAATTAGAAGAAATCCTGCATCTTTTCAGTAATAATAACTTTGACCAGACAACAGCTTCCGAAGTAATAGAGAAAGCAAAGCTTGTAATCAATTCCTTTTAA